Proteins encoded by one window of Candidatus Sumerlaea chitinivorans:
- a CDS encoding NADH-ubiquinone oxidoreductase chain D: MKFAKTVERPVWESGTDNVLKGSRGVLGVNETRTVPPHAILDELKKLKSDPTRPFPVLYDLTAVDESERADRASGENWRFTVHYLLWNPEKNDRLMLKVPVHDDSIVLPSATSVFKNANWYEREVFDMFGLRFEGHPNLRRILMPDWWTGHPLRKDHPNRATEMPPLVISEEDLHEFDGYEVFHNGDSYIRMRGENGEDLMILNLGPNHPGTHGVLRVVLSLNGEYLEDVYPVIGYHHRGAEKMAERQTFHSYIPYCDRVDYLAGTYNELPYVLACEQLGGVEVPERAQMIRVLLGEIYRLCNHLVWFGTYGHDVGAMTPVFYTFREREMLFKIIEMITGGRMHPNYLRIGGVSMDLPPNWQDPIRLFLKDFDKNLIEYENLLLKNPIFKSRTQGVGKMTAEECWEWGVTGPNLRASGVAFDLRKAAPYCGYERFEFEIPTHTDGDCYARGIVRHAEMYQSARIIAQCLEQMPEGDYISRDNRFAFPPRKAETMMNIETLINHFLAVGWGLDMPSGESFAMVEQPKGISGYYVVSDGRTSPYRLRIRTPSFAHMQTLPVLCRGHLLSDLLAVIGAMDFVLADIDR; encoded by the coding sequence ATGAAGTTCGCCAAGACAGTTGAGCGCCCCGTCTGGGAATCAGGAACAGACAATGTTCTGAAAGGTTCGCGTGGTGTACTTGGCGTCAATGAGACCCGCACGGTGCCACCGCATGCGATTCTGGACGAGCTAAAAAAGCTTAAGTCGGATCCTACACGCCCCTTCCCGGTTCTTTATGACCTCACGGCGGTAGACGAAAGTGAACGTGCTGACCGTGCGTCAGGGGAAAACTGGCGATTTACCGTTCATTATCTCCTTTGGAATCCGGAAAAGAACGATCGCCTGATGCTGAAAGTCCCAGTGCACGATGACAGCATCGTTCTCCCCTCGGCAACATCGGTTTTCAAGAACGCGAACTGGTACGAGCGCGAGGTGTTCGACATGTTTGGCCTTCGCTTTGAGGGCCACCCGAACCTCCGCCGTATTCTCATGCCCGATTGGTGGACTGGGCACCCACTCCGGAAAGATCACCCCAACCGGGCGACGGAAATGCCTCCCCTCGTGATAAGTGAGGAAGACCTCCATGAGTTTGATGGGTACGAGGTCTTCCACAATGGAGACTCCTACATCCGAATGCGCGGGGAAAACGGTGAGGACCTGATGATTTTGAATCTGGGTCCCAATCATCCCGGAACACACGGAGTGCTCCGAGTCGTTCTGTCGCTCAATGGCGAGTATCTTGAAGACGTGTATCCCGTGATTGGCTATCACCATCGCGGGGCCGAAAAAATGGCAGAGCGCCAAACATTTCACTCCTACATTCCATACTGTGACCGGGTCGACTACCTTGCCGGTACCTACAATGAGCTTCCCTATGTTTTAGCATGTGAGCAACTGGGGGGCGTCGAAGTGCCTGAGCGGGCACAGATGATCCGTGTGCTCCTCGGAGAAATCTATCGCCTCTGCAACCACCTTGTCTGGTTCGGCACCTATGGCCACGATGTGGGCGCGATGACGCCGGTCTTCTACACATTCCGAGAGCGCGAGATGCTCTTCAAAATAATCGAAATGATTACGGGCGGCCGCATGCATCCAAACTACTTACGGATTGGCGGCGTGTCCATGGATCTCCCCCCAAACTGGCAAGATCCTATTCGGTTGTTTCTCAAGGATTTCGACAAAAACCTCATCGAATACGAAAACCTGCTGCTGAAAAACCCAATTTTTAAGTCGCGTACGCAGGGCGTGGGCAAGATGACAGCCGAGGAGTGCTGGGAGTGGGGCGTCACAGGGCCGAACCTGCGGGCAAGCGGGGTAGCCTTCGACCTGCGTAAAGCCGCCCCATACTGCGGCTACGAACGTTTTGAGTTCGAGATCCCAACTCACACGGACGGCGACTGCTACGCACGCGGCATCGTGCGACATGCGGAGATGTATCAAAGCGCTCGGATTATCGCGCAATGCCTTGAGCAAATGCCGGAGGGGGACTATATCTCCCGCGATAATCGCTTTGCCTTCCCGCCGCGCAAAGCGGAAACGATGATGAATATCGAAACCCTCATCAATCACTTCCTGGCGGTAGGATGGGGATTGGATATGCCTTCTGGCGAGAGTTTCGCGATGGTCGAACAGCCCAAAGGGATTAGCGGATACTATGTGGTCAGCGACGGGCGCACTTCCCCCTATCGGCTTCGTATCCGTACACCCAGTTTTGCTCATATGCAGACCTTGCCCGTCCTCTGTCGGGGGCACTTGTTGAGCGATTTGTTGGCAGTCATTGGAGCTATGGATTTCGTGCTGGCGGATATCGACAGATGA